From a region of the Sminthopsis crassicaudata isolate SCR6 chromosome 6, ASM4859323v1, whole genome shotgun sequence genome:
- the ROM1 gene encoding rod outer segment membrane protein 1 translates to MAAILPLPLALQARVRLAQGLWLLSWLLALVGGLTLISSGHLLLQLRLLSPFLDPACSFPALPKAALAAGAAALGLGFLGAGATRAALDAARYPPWRGVLGPILLAGTVGGGGLLALAAGLALALPGGLDAALEKGLGAALDHYKDTEVPGHCNAKRLLDELQLGYQCCGRHGPRDWFAVQWISSRYLDPTDQDVIDQIQSNVEGRYLIDGVPFSCCNPHSPWPCLQRKLSSTQTRPLSDPRQLNLNLWEQGCHGVLLGHLRALAGTLGTLLGVTFFLQVLLLLGLRYLQTALEGLGGAIDGEGETQGYLFPGGLKEMLKSVFQQGLCAQRPGPEELPPEAPAEEAPAEEAPA, encoded by the exons ATGGCTGCCATCCTGCCCCTTCCCCTGGCTCTCCAGGCCCGCGTCCGCCTGGCCCAGGGGCTCTGGCTCCTCTCCTGGCTGCTGGCACTGGTAGGCGGGCTCACCCTCATCTCTAGTGGCCACCTCCTGCTCCAGCTCCGGCTTCTCAGCCCTTTCTTGGACCCCGCCTGCTCCTTTCCGGCCCTCCCCAAGGCAGCCTTGGCTGCGGGGGCAGCTGCCCTGGGCCTGGGCTTCCTGGGGGCCGGAGCCACCAGAGCCGCCTTGGATGCCGCCCGCTATCCCCCCTGGCGAGGGGTGCTGGGGCCGATCCTGTTGGCCGGGACCGTGGGGGGTGGGGGCCTCCTGGCCTTGGCGGCCGGGCTGGCCCTGGCGCTGCCCGGGGGCCTGGACGCGGCTCTAGAGAAGGGTCTGGGGGCGGCCCTGGACCACTACAAGGACACGGAGGTGCCCGGGCACTGCAACGCCAAGCGGCTGCTGGACGAGCTGCAGCTGGGCTACCAGTGCTGCGGGCGGCACGGCCCCAGAGACTGGTTCGCCGTCCAGTGGATCAGCAGCCGCTATCTGGACCCCACTGACCAGGATGTGATCGA CCAGATCCAGAGCAACGTGGAAGGCCGCTATCTGATCGACGGGGTGCCCTTCTCCTGCTGTAACCCCCACTCCCCTTGGCCCTGTCTGCAGAGGAAGCTCTCCAGCACGCAGACCCGGCCTCTGTCTGACCCTCGACAGCTCAACCTCAACCTCTGGGAACAGGGCTGCCACGGGGTGCTGCTGGGGCACCTGCGGGCGCTGGCCGGCACCCTGGGCACCCTGCTGGGCGTGACCTTCTTCCTGCAG GTGCTGCTGCTCCTGGGACTCCGGTACCTGCAGACGGCTCTGGAGGGCCTGGGGGGGGCCATCGACGGGGAAGGAGAGACGCAGGGCTACCTGTTCCCCGGAGGGCTCAAAGAGATGCTGAAAAGCGTTTTCCAGCAGGGGCTGTGCGCCCAGAGGCCCGGGCCCGAGGAGCTTCCGCCAGAGGCCCCGGCAGAGGAGGCCCCTGCCGAGGAGGCCCCGGCCTGA
- the B3GAT3 gene encoding galactosylgalactosylxylosylprotein 3-beta-glucuronosyltransferase 3 produces the protein MKLKLKNVFLVYFLVSLSGLLYALLQLGQPCDCSPHLRAAAEHLRRKDLKISQLQAELGRPPPAPAQPPEPEALPVIYVVTPTYARLVQKAELVRLSQTLALVPRLHWVLVEDAEGPTPLVSGLLAASGLRFTHLVALTPKGQKLREGEPGWVRPRGVEQRNRALAWLRGKEAAAGGDREPPPPGARGVVYFADDDNTYSRELFEEMRGTRGVSVWPVGLVGGLRFEGPQVQGGRVVGFHTAWEPGRPFPLDMAGFAVSLPLLLSRPGAQFDPTAPRGHLESSLLSHLIDPKDLEPRAANCTRVLVWHTRTEKPKMKQEEQLQRQGRGSDPSIEV, from the exons ATGAAACTGAAGCTGAAGAACGTCTTCCTGGTCTATTTCCTGGTGTCCCTCTCCGGCCTCCTCTACGCGCTGCTGCAGCTGG GCCAGCCGTGCGACTGCTCCCCGCACCTCCGGGCCGCGGCCGAGCACCTGCGCAGGAAAGACCTGAAGATCTCCCAGCTGCAGGCCGAGCTTGGCCGGCCGCCCCCCGCTCCTGCCCAGCCCCCCGAGCCCGAGGCTCTGCCCGTCATCTACGTCGTGACCCCGACCTACGCCAG gcTGGTGCAGAAGGCGGAGCTGGTCCGCCTGTCCCAGACGCTGGCCTTGGTGCCCAGGCTGCACTGGGTGCTGGTGGAGGACGCCGAGGGCCCCACCCCGCTGGTCTCGGGGCTGCTGGCCGCCTCCGGCCTCCGGTTCACCCACCTGGTGGCCCTCACCCCGAAGGGGCAGAAGCTTCGGGAAGGGGAGCCCGGCTGGGTCCGGCCCCGCGGCGTGGAGCAGAGGAACCGGGCCCTGGCTTGGCTGCGGGGGAAAGAGGCCGCGGCGGGGGGGGACAGGGAGCCGCCGCCTCCGGGGGCGCGTGGGGTCGTCTACTTTGCCGACGACGATAACACCTACAGCCGGGAGCTCTTCGAGGAG ATGAGGGGAACCCGCGGCGTCTCCGTGTGGCCGGTCGGGCTGGTCGGCGGTCTGCGCTTCGAGGGCCCCCAGGTGCAGGGGGGCCGGGTGGTTGGCTTTCACACGGCCTGGGAGCCCGGGCGGCCCTTCCCTCTGGACATGGCCGGCTTCGCCGTCTCGCTGCCCCTCCTCCTGTCCCGGCCCGGCGCCCAGTTTGACCCCACGGCCCCCCGTGGCCACCTGGAGAGCAGCCTCCTCAGCCATCTCATCGACCCCAAGGATCTGGAGCCCCGGGCTGCGAACTGCACGCGG GTGCTGGTGTGGCACACGAGGACGGAGAAGCCCAAAATGAAGCAGGAGGAGCAGCTGCAGCGGCAGGGCCGCGGCTCGGACCCCAGCATCGAGGTGTGA
- the GANAB gene encoding neutral alpha-glucosidase AB isoform X3 — MAAAAARRRRAWADLGLAWLGLCLSTAWAVDRSNFKTCEQSSFCKRQRSVQPGSSPYRALLDSLELGPEALTVQLVNEVTKVVLLLELQGLRGNMTRLRIDELKPLRPRYRVPDVLVADPPTARLSVSGRDENSVELTVAEGPYKIILTGRPFRLDLLENRSLVLSVNARGLMVFEHQRLPRNSEGTKEPAEGDGTPEEEAAGKADKSEENSEKDDNEEPGAWEEMFKTHSDSKPFGPTSVGLDFSLPGMEHVYGIPEHADSLRLKVTEGGEPYRLYNLDVFQYELYNPMALYGSVPVLLAHNVHRDLGIFWLNAAETWVDISSNTAGKTLFGKMLDYLQGGGETPQTDVRWMSESGIIDVFLLLGPTVSDVFRQYTSLTGTQGLPPLFSLGYHQSRWNYRDEADVIEVDQGFDNHDLPCDVIWLDIEHADGKRYFTWDSSRFPQPLAMLGHLAGKRRKLVAIVDPHIKVDSGYRVHEELRSLGLYVKTRDGSDYEGWCWPGSVGYPDFTNVKMRDWWANMFSFDKYEGSASNLYVWNDMNEPSVFNGPEVTMLKDARHHGGWEHRDIHNIYGLYVHMATAQGLIQRSGGVERPFVLSRAFFAGSQRYGAVWTGDNTAEWDHLKITIPMCLSLGLVGLSFCGADVGGFFKNPEPELLLRWYQMGAYQPFYRAHSHMDTGRREPWLLPPEYLGPVRDALRQRYALLPFWYTLFYRAHRDGHPVMRPLWVQYPKDVSTFSQDDQFMLGDSLLVHPVAEPGARGVQVYLPGQGEVWYDVQSYQKHHGPQTLYLPVTLSSIPVFQRGGTIIPRWERVRRSSDCMKDDPITLYVAISPQGTAEGELYLDDGHTFNYQTQNEFLLRKFTFSGNTLTSSSADPRGHWETPIWIERVVILGAGKPASVLLRSEGLPESVLTFHHSAETSVLTLRKPGVRVSADWSIHLR, encoded by the exons atggcggcggcggcggcgcgtCGGAGGCG GGCCTGGGCAGACTTGGGCCTGGCTTGGCTGGGCCTCTGCCTCTCCACAGCCTGGGCCGTGGACAGAAGCAACTTCAAGACCTGCGAGCAGAGTTCCTTCTGCAA GCGACAGCGCAGCGTTCAGCCCGGCTCCTCCCCCTACCGGGCCCTCCTGGACTCTCTAGAACTGGGCCCCGAAGCCCTTACCGTCCAGCTTGTCAATGAAGTCACCAAG GTGGTGCTGCTGTTGGAACTGCAAGGACTCCGGGGGAACATGACGCGGCTTCGGATCGACGAACTCAAGCCCCTCCGGCCGCGTTACCGGGTGCCGGATGTCTTGGTGGCAGACCCCCCCACGGCTCG GTTGTCTGTCTCCGGCCGTGACGAGAACAGCGTGGAGCTGACCGTGGCCGAGGGGCCGTACAAGATCATCCTGACGGGCAGGCCTTTCCGGCTGGACCTGCTGGAGAACCGCAGCCTTGTGCTCAGTGTGAACGCTCGGGGACTCATGGTCTTCGAGCACCAGAGACTCCCCAGGAATTC GGAGGGAACAAAGGAGCCTGCTGAGGGGGATGGAACCCCAGAAGAGGAGGCTGCAGGGAAAGCAGACAAG TCAGAGGAGAACAGTGAAAAGGATGACAACGAAGAGCCAGGGGCCTGGGAGGAGATGTTCAAAACCCACTCGGACAGCAAGCCTTTTG GCCCTACATCTGTCGGTCTGGATTTTTCTTTGCCTGGGATGGAGCATGTGTATGGAATCCCAGAGCACGCGGACAGCCTGAGACTGAAAGTCACTGA GGGTGGGGAGCCATACCGCCTGTACAACCTCGACGTGTTCCAATACGAGCTGTACAACCCCATGGCCTTGTATGGCTCAGTGCCCGTGCTCTTGGCGCACAACGTCCACCGAGACCTCGGCATTTTCTGGCTCAATGCGGCAGAGACATGGGTCGACATCTCTTCGAATACGGCAGGAAAG ACCCTGTTTGGGAAGATGCTGGACTACCTGCAAGGTGGCGGGGAAACCCCTCAGACTGATGTGCGCTGGATGTCCGAGAGCGGGATCATCGATGTTTTCTTGCTCCTTGGGCCCACGGTCTCGGACGTCTTCCGTCAGTATACCAGTCTCACAG GGACCCAGGGCCTTCCTCCACTCTTCTCCCTCGGCTACCACCAGAGCCGCTGGAATTATCGAGATGAGGCTGATGTGATTGAAGTCGACCAGGGTTTTGATAACCACGACCTCCCCTGTGATGTCATCTGGCTGGACATTGAACATGCTGATGGCAAACGCTACTTCACCTGGGACTCGAGCCGTTTTCCCCAGCCCCTTGCCATGCTAGGACACCTTGCTGGCAAAAGACGGAAG CTGGTGGCCATTGTGGACCCCCACATCAAGGTGGACTCAGGATACCGGGTACACGAGGAATTACGGTCGCTGGGATTGTATGTCAAGACCCGAGATGGTTCTGACTACGAGGGATGGTGTTGGCCAG GCTCTGTTGGCTATCCCGACTTCACAAACGTCAAGATGAGAGACTGGTGGGCAAACATGTTCAGCTTTGACAAGTATGAG GGTTCAGCCTCTAACCTCTACGTCTGGAATGACATGAATGAACCATCAGTGTTCAATGGTCCAGAGGTCACCATGCTAAAGGATGCCCGGCACCACGGGGGCTGGGAGCACCGGGACATCCACAACATTTACGGCCTCTATGTG CACATGGCCACAGCCCAGGGACTCATCCAGCGCTCTGGAGGAGTGGAGCGTCCCTTTGTCCTCTCCAGGGCCTTCTTTGCTGGCTCACAACGTTATG gAGCTGTCTGGACAGGGGACAACACAGCAGAGTGGGATCATCTGAAAATCACTATCCCCATGTGCCTCAGCCTGGGGCTGGTGGGACTCTCTTTCTGTGGAG CCGACGTGGGTGGCTTCTTCAAGAATCCTGAGCCAGAACTGCTTCTGCGTTGGTACCAGATGGGCGCGTACCAGCCGTTCTACAGGGCCCACTCCCACATGGACACAGGCCGGCGAGAGCCCTGGCTGCTGCCCCCCGAGTATCTGGGGCCCGTCCGAGACGCCTTGCGCCAGCGTTATGCCCTGCTGCCCTTTTGGTACACCCTTTTCTACCGTGCTCACCGGGATGGGCATCCTGTCATGAG gCCCCTGTGGGTGCAGTATCCCAAGGATGTGTCCACCTTTAGCCAAGATGATCAGTTCATGCTAG GAGACTCTCTGTTGGTTCATCCTGTGGCAGAGCCTGGGGCCCGGGGAGTCCAGGTGTACCTGCCTGGCCAAGGAGAG GTGTGGTACGACGTGCAGAGCTACCAGAAGCATCACGGCCCCCAGACTTTGTACCTCCCGGTCACTCTTAGCAGC ATCCCGGTGTTCCAGCGTGGGGGGACCATCATCCCTCGGTGGGAGCGGGTACGGCGCTCCTCAGACTGCATGAAGGACGACCCAATCACTCTCTACGTGGCAATCAGCCCCCAG GGCACTGCCGAAGGGGAGCTTTATTTGGATGACGGTCACACCTTCAACTATCAGACCCAGAATGAGTTCCTGCTGAGGAAATTCACTTTCTCAGGAAACACCCTGACCTCCAG CTCAGCTGACCCTCGAGGCCACTGGGAGACGCCCATCTGGATTGAGCGCGTGGTGATCCTGGGGGCCGGGAAGCCTGCCTCCGTGCTGCTGCGGTCCGAAG GCCTGCCGGAAAGCGTGCTGACTTTCCACCATAGTGCCGAAACCTCGGTGCTCACCCTGCGCAAGCCCGGCGTGCGTGTGTCTGCGGACTGGAGCATTCATTTGCGATAG
- the GANAB gene encoding neutral alpha-glucosidase AB isoform X2, with protein sequence MAAAAARRRRAWADLGLAWLGLCLSTAWAVDRSNFKTCEQSSFCKRQRSVQPGSSPYRALLDSLELGPEALTVQLVNEVTKVVLLLELQGLRGNMTRLRIDELKPLRPRYRVPDVLVADPPTARLSVSGRDENSVELTVAEGPYKIILTGRPFRLDLLENRSLVLSVNARGLMVFEHQRLPRNSFSDKVSLTFGSIWDKIKNLFSREGTKEPAEGDGTPEEEAAGKADKSEENSEKDDNEEPGAWEEMFKTHSDSKPFGPTSVGLDFSLPGMEHVYGIPEHADSLRLKVTEGGEPYRLYNLDVFQYELYNPMALYGSVPVLLAHNVHRDLGIFWLNAAETWVDISSNTAGKTLFGKMLDYLQGGGETPQTDVRWMSESGIIDVFLLLGPTVSDVFRQYTSLTGTQGLPPLFSLGYHQSRWNYRDEADVIEVDQGFDNHDLPCDVIWLDIEHADGKRYFTWDSSRFPQPLAMLGHLAGKRRKLVAIVDPHIKVDSGYRVHEELRSLGLYVKTRDGSDYEGWCWPGSVGYPDFTNVKMRDWWANMFSFDKYEGSASNLYVWNDMNEPSVFNGPEVTMLKDARHHGGWEHRDIHNIYGLYVHMATAQGLIQRSGGVERPFVLSRAFFAGSQRYGAVWTGDNTAEWDHLKITIPMCLSLGLVGLSFCGADVGGFFKNPEPELLLRWYQMGAYQPFYRAHSHMDTGRREPWLLPPEYLGPVRDALRQRYALLPFWYTLFYRAHRDGHPVMRPLWVQYPKDVSTFSQDDQFMLGDSLLVHPVAEPGARGVQVYLPGQGEVWYDVQSYQKHHGPQTLYLPVTLSSIPVFQRGGTIIPRWERVRRSSDCMKDDPITLYVAISPQGTAEGELYLDDGHTFNYQTQNEFLLRKFTFSGNTLTSSSADPRGHWETPIWIERVVILGAGKPASVLLRSEGLPESVLTFHHSAETSVLTLRKPGVRVSADWSIHLR encoded by the exons atggcggcggcggcggcgcgtCGGAGGCG GGCCTGGGCAGACTTGGGCCTGGCTTGGCTGGGCCTCTGCCTCTCCACAGCCTGGGCCGTGGACAGAAGCAACTTCAAGACCTGCGAGCAGAGTTCCTTCTGCAA GCGACAGCGCAGCGTTCAGCCCGGCTCCTCCCCCTACCGGGCCCTCCTGGACTCTCTAGAACTGGGCCCCGAAGCCCTTACCGTCCAGCTTGTCAATGAAGTCACCAAG GTGGTGCTGCTGTTGGAACTGCAAGGACTCCGGGGGAACATGACGCGGCTTCGGATCGACGAACTCAAGCCCCTCCGGCCGCGTTACCGGGTGCCGGATGTCTTGGTGGCAGACCCCCCCACGGCTCG GTTGTCTGTCTCCGGCCGTGACGAGAACAGCGTGGAGCTGACCGTGGCCGAGGGGCCGTACAAGATCATCCTGACGGGCAGGCCTTTCCGGCTGGACCTGCTGGAGAACCGCAGCCTTGTGCTCAGTGTGAACGCTCGGGGACTCATGGTCTTCGAGCACCAGAGACTCCCCAGGAATTC TTTCTCGGATAAAGTTAGTCTCACGTTCGGTAGCATTTGGGATAAGATCAAGAACCTTTTCTCTAG GGAGGGAACAAAGGAGCCTGCTGAGGGGGATGGAACCCCAGAAGAGGAGGCTGCAGGGAAAGCAGACAAG TCAGAGGAGAACAGTGAAAAGGATGACAACGAAGAGCCAGGGGCCTGGGAGGAGATGTTCAAAACCCACTCGGACAGCAAGCCTTTTG GCCCTACATCTGTCGGTCTGGATTTTTCTTTGCCTGGGATGGAGCATGTGTATGGAATCCCAGAGCACGCGGACAGCCTGAGACTGAAAGTCACTGA GGGTGGGGAGCCATACCGCCTGTACAACCTCGACGTGTTCCAATACGAGCTGTACAACCCCATGGCCTTGTATGGCTCAGTGCCCGTGCTCTTGGCGCACAACGTCCACCGAGACCTCGGCATTTTCTGGCTCAATGCGGCAGAGACATGGGTCGACATCTCTTCGAATACGGCAGGAAAG ACCCTGTTTGGGAAGATGCTGGACTACCTGCAAGGTGGCGGGGAAACCCCTCAGACTGATGTGCGCTGGATGTCCGAGAGCGGGATCATCGATGTTTTCTTGCTCCTTGGGCCCACGGTCTCGGACGTCTTCCGTCAGTATACCAGTCTCACAG GGACCCAGGGCCTTCCTCCACTCTTCTCCCTCGGCTACCACCAGAGCCGCTGGAATTATCGAGATGAGGCTGATGTGATTGAAGTCGACCAGGGTTTTGATAACCACGACCTCCCCTGTGATGTCATCTGGCTGGACATTGAACATGCTGATGGCAAACGCTACTTCACCTGGGACTCGAGCCGTTTTCCCCAGCCCCTTGCCATGCTAGGACACCTTGCTGGCAAAAGACGGAAG CTGGTGGCCATTGTGGACCCCCACATCAAGGTGGACTCAGGATACCGGGTACACGAGGAATTACGGTCGCTGGGATTGTATGTCAAGACCCGAGATGGTTCTGACTACGAGGGATGGTGTTGGCCAG GCTCTGTTGGCTATCCCGACTTCACAAACGTCAAGATGAGAGACTGGTGGGCAAACATGTTCAGCTTTGACAAGTATGAG GGTTCAGCCTCTAACCTCTACGTCTGGAATGACATGAATGAACCATCAGTGTTCAATGGTCCAGAGGTCACCATGCTAAAGGATGCCCGGCACCACGGGGGCTGGGAGCACCGGGACATCCACAACATTTACGGCCTCTATGTG CACATGGCCACAGCCCAGGGACTCATCCAGCGCTCTGGAGGAGTGGAGCGTCCCTTTGTCCTCTCCAGGGCCTTCTTTGCTGGCTCACAACGTTATG gAGCTGTCTGGACAGGGGACAACACAGCAGAGTGGGATCATCTGAAAATCACTATCCCCATGTGCCTCAGCCTGGGGCTGGTGGGACTCTCTTTCTGTGGAG CCGACGTGGGTGGCTTCTTCAAGAATCCTGAGCCAGAACTGCTTCTGCGTTGGTACCAGATGGGCGCGTACCAGCCGTTCTACAGGGCCCACTCCCACATGGACACAGGCCGGCGAGAGCCCTGGCTGCTGCCCCCCGAGTATCTGGGGCCCGTCCGAGACGCCTTGCGCCAGCGTTATGCCCTGCTGCCCTTTTGGTACACCCTTTTCTACCGTGCTCACCGGGATGGGCATCCTGTCATGAG gCCCCTGTGGGTGCAGTATCCCAAGGATGTGTCCACCTTTAGCCAAGATGATCAGTTCATGCTAG GAGACTCTCTGTTGGTTCATCCTGTGGCAGAGCCTGGGGCCCGGGGAGTCCAGGTGTACCTGCCTGGCCAAGGAGAG GTGTGGTACGACGTGCAGAGCTACCAGAAGCATCACGGCCCCCAGACTTTGTACCTCCCGGTCACTCTTAGCAGC ATCCCGGTGTTCCAGCGTGGGGGGACCATCATCCCTCGGTGGGAGCGGGTACGGCGCTCCTCAGACTGCATGAAGGACGACCCAATCACTCTCTACGTGGCAATCAGCCCCCAG GGCACTGCCGAAGGGGAGCTTTATTTGGATGACGGTCACACCTTCAACTATCAGACCCAGAATGAGTTCCTGCTGAGGAAATTCACTTTCTCAGGAAACACCCTGACCTCCAG CTCAGCTGACCCTCGAGGCCACTGGGAGACGCCCATCTGGATTGAGCGCGTGGTGATCCTGGGGGCCGGGAAGCCTGCCTCCGTGCTGCTGCGGTCCGAAG GCCTGCCGGAAAGCGTGCTGACTTTCCACCATAGTGCCGAAACCTCGGTGCTCACCCTGCGCAAGCCCGGCGTGCGTGTGTCTGCGGACTGGAGCATTCATTTGCGATAG
- the GANAB gene encoding neutral alpha-glucosidase AB isoform X1, translated as MAAAAARRRRAWADLGLAWLGLCLSTAWAVDRSNFKTCEQSSFCKRQRSVQPGSSPYRALLDSLELGPEALTVQLVNEVTKVVLLLELQGLRGNMTRLRIDELKPLRPRYRVPDVLVADPPTARLSVSGRDENSVELTVAEGPYKIILTGRPFRLDLLENRSLVLSVNARGLMVFEHQRLPRNSFSDKVSLTFGSIWDKIKNLFSSKKHPKQNPSSLLLGLDQTALLPSREGTKEPAEGDGTPEEEAAGKADKSEENSEKDDNEEPGAWEEMFKTHSDSKPFGPTSVGLDFSLPGMEHVYGIPEHADSLRLKVTEGGEPYRLYNLDVFQYELYNPMALYGSVPVLLAHNVHRDLGIFWLNAAETWVDISSNTAGKTLFGKMLDYLQGGGETPQTDVRWMSESGIIDVFLLLGPTVSDVFRQYTSLTGTQGLPPLFSLGYHQSRWNYRDEADVIEVDQGFDNHDLPCDVIWLDIEHADGKRYFTWDSSRFPQPLAMLGHLAGKRRKLVAIVDPHIKVDSGYRVHEELRSLGLYVKTRDGSDYEGWCWPGSVGYPDFTNVKMRDWWANMFSFDKYEGSASNLYVWNDMNEPSVFNGPEVTMLKDARHHGGWEHRDIHNIYGLYVHMATAQGLIQRSGGVERPFVLSRAFFAGSQRYGAVWTGDNTAEWDHLKITIPMCLSLGLVGLSFCGADVGGFFKNPEPELLLRWYQMGAYQPFYRAHSHMDTGRREPWLLPPEYLGPVRDALRQRYALLPFWYTLFYRAHRDGHPVMRPLWVQYPKDVSTFSQDDQFMLGDSLLVHPVAEPGARGVQVYLPGQGEVWYDVQSYQKHHGPQTLYLPVTLSSIPVFQRGGTIIPRWERVRRSSDCMKDDPITLYVAISPQGTAEGELYLDDGHTFNYQTQNEFLLRKFTFSGNTLTSSSADPRGHWETPIWIERVVILGAGKPASVLLRSEGLPESVLTFHHSAETSVLTLRKPGVRVSADWSIHLR; from the exons atggcggcggcggcggcgcgtCGGAGGCG GGCCTGGGCAGACTTGGGCCTGGCTTGGCTGGGCCTCTGCCTCTCCACAGCCTGGGCCGTGGACAGAAGCAACTTCAAGACCTGCGAGCAGAGTTCCTTCTGCAA GCGACAGCGCAGCGTTCAGCCCGGCTCCTCCCCCTACCGGGCCCTCCTGGACTCTCTAGAACTGGGCCCCGAAGCCCTTACCGTCCAGCTTGTCAATGAAGTCACCAAG GTGGTGCTGCTGTTGGAACTGCAAGGACTCCGGGGGAACATGACGCGGCTTCGGATCGACGAACTCAAGCCCCTCCGGCCGCGTTACCGGGTGCCGGATGTCTTGGTGGCAGACCCCCCCACGGCTCG GTTGTCTGTCTCCGGCCGTGACGAGAACAGCGTGGAGCTGACCGTGGCCGAGGGGCCGTACAAGATCATCCTGACGGGCAGGCCTTTCCGGCTGGACCTGCTGGAGAACCGCAGCCTTGTGCTCAGTGTGAACGCTCGGGGACTCATGGTCTTCGAGCACCAGAGACTCCCCAGGAATTC TTTCTCGGATAAAGTTAGTCTCACGTTCGGTAGCATTTGGGATAAGATCAAGAACCTTTTCTCTAG caaaaaacaTCCAAAGCAGAACCCTTCGTCCCTTCTCCTTGGACTGGATCAGACCGCTCTCCTACCTTCCAGGGAGGGAACAAAGGAGCCTGCTGAGGGGGATGGAACCCCAGAAGAGGAGGCTGCAGGGAAAGCAGACAAG TCAGAGGAGAACAGTGAAAAGGATGACAACGAAGAGCCAGGGGCCTGGGAGGAGATGTTCAAAACCCACTCGGACAGCAAGCCTTTTG GCCCTACATCTGTCGGTCTGGATTTTTCTTTGCCTGGGATGGAGCATGTGTATGGAATCCCAGAGCACGCGGACAGCCTGAGACTGAAAGTCACTGA GGGTGGGGAGCCATACCGCCTGTACAACCTCGACGTGTTCCAATACGAGCTGTACAACCCCATGGCCTTGTATGGCTCAGTGCCCGTGCTCTTGGCGCACAACGTCCACCGAGACCTCGGCATTTTCTGGCTCAATGCGGCAGAGACATGGGTCGACATCTCTTCGAATACGGCAGGAAAG ACCCTGTTTGGGAAGATGCTGGACTACCTGCAAGGTGGCGGGGAAACCCCTCAGACTGATGTGCGCTGGATGTCCGAGAGCGGGATCATCGATGTTTTCTTGCTCCTTGGGCCCACGGTCTCGGACGTCTTCCGTCAGTATACCAGTCTCACAG GGACCCAGGGCCTTCCTCCACTCTTCTCCCTCGGCTACCACCAGAGCCGCTGGAATTATCGAGATGAGGCTGATGTGATTGAAGTCGACCAGGGTTTTGATAACCACGACCTCCCCTGTGATGTCATCTGGCTGGACATTGAACATGCTGATGGCAAACGCTACTTCACCTGGGACTCGAGCCGTTTTCCCCAGCCCCTTGCCATGCTAGGACACCTTGCTGGCAAAAGACGGAAG CTGGTGGCCATTGTGGACCCCCACATCAAGGTGGACTCAGGATACCGGGTACACGAGGAATTACGGTCGCTGGGATTGTATGTCAAGACCCGAGATGGTTCTGACTACGAGGGATGGTGTTGGCCAG GCTCTGTTGGCTATCCCGACTTCACAAACGTCAAGATGAGAGACTGGTGGGCAAACATGTTCAGCTTTGACAAGTATGAG GGTTCAGCCTCTAACCTCTACGTCTGGAATGACATGAATGAACCATCAGTGTTCAATGGTCCAGAGGTCACCATGCTAAAGGATGCCCGGCACCACGGGGGCTGGGAGCACCGGGACATCCACAACATTTACGGCCTCTATGTG CACATGGCCACAGCCCAGGGACTCATCCAGCGCTCTGGAGGAGTGGAGCGTCCCTTTGTCCTCTCCAGGGCCTTCTTTGCTGGCTCACAACGTTATG gAGCTGTCTGGACAGGGGACAACACAGCAGAGTGGGATCATCTGAAAATCACTATCCCCATGTGCCTCAGCCTGGGGCTGGTGGGACTCTCTTTCTGTGGAG CCGACGTGGGTGGCTTCTTCAAGAATCCTGAGCCAGAACTGCTTCTGCGTTGGTACCAGATGGGCGCGTACCAGCCGTTCTACAGGGCCCACTCCCACATGGACACAGGCCGGCGAGAGCCCTGGCTGCTGCCCCCCGAGTATCTGGGGCCCGTCCGAGACGCCTTGCGCCAGCGTTATGCCCTGCTGCCCTTTTGGTACACCCTTTTCTACCGTGCTCACCGGGATGGGCATCCTGTCATGAG gCCCCTGTGGGTGCAGTATCCCAAGGATGTGTCCACCTTTAGCCAAGATGATCAGTTCATGCTAG GAGACTCTCTGTTGGTTCATCCTGTGGCAGAGCCTGGGGCCCGGGGAGTCCAGGTGTACCTGCCTGGCCAAGGAGAG GTGTGGTACGACGTGCAGAGCTACCAGAAGCATCACGGCCCCCAGACTTTGTACCTCCCGGTCACTCTTAGCAGC ATCCCGGTGTTCCAGCGTGGGGGGACCATCATCCCTCGGTGGGAGCGGGTACGGCGCTCCTCAGACTGCATGAAGGACGACCCAATCACTCTCTACGTGGCAATCAGCCCCCAG GGCACTGCCGAAGGGGAGCTTTATTTGGATGACGGTCACACCTTCAACTATCAGACCCAGAATGAGTTCCTGCTGAGGAAATTCACTTTCTCAGGAAACACCCTGACCTCCAG CTCAGCTGACCCTCGAGGCCACTGGGAGACGCCCATCTGGATTGAGCGCGTGGTGATCCTGGGGGCCGGGAAGCCTGCCTCCGTGCTGCTGCGGTCCGAAG GCCTGCCGGAAAGCGTGCTGACTTTCCACCATAGTGCCGAAACCTCGGTGCTCACCCTGCGCAAGCCCGGCGTGCGTGTGTCTGCGGACTGGAGCATTCATTTGCGATAG